CTCGATGGAGGGATAACGAAGCTCGTGCTGAACAGACCTGACAGGCTAAACACGATCTCCCCAGAAGTTCTGGATGAGATCGATAGGGCGATTACGCAGCTATGGAACGATAAAGACACGAGGGTCATCGTCATCACAGGTGCTGGAGACAGAGCCTTCTCCGCAGGAGCAGACCTTGGAGGGAGCATCATAACGCACCCCTTCGACTTCCTTGAGCACAACAGGAAGGGAGAGAGAGTTTTCACAAGGCTAAGGGAGATTCCGAAACCAGTCATTGCAGCAATAAACGGCTACGCCCTTGGTGGTGGTTTGGAGATTGCGATGAACTGCGACATTAGGCTGGCTAAGAAGTCTGCTGTTCTCGGCCTTCCAGAGGTTGGGCTGGGCATACTGCCCGGCTGGAGCGGAACTCAGAGATTGGTGAAGCTCGTTGGCATAAGCAGGGCAATGCAGCTTGCCTTAACCGGAGAGAGAATCACCGCAGAGGAGGCAGAGAGATGGGGGCTGGTTAACAAAGTCTTTGATGACGACAAGTTCGAGGAGGAGGTAATGAACTACGCCAAGAACATCGCAGAGCGCTGCGCCCCGATTTCGATGGCCCTCATCAAGAGGCTCATCAACAAGGGCGGAGAGGTGCCGATGGACATCGGCCTTGAGTGGGAGTGCACTGCAGCAGGTCTGCTTTTCGCAACAGAGGACATGAGAGAGGGAATCTCAGCCTTCCTGAGGAAGGACAAGCCCCAGTTCAAGGGGCGCTAACCTTTTATTTTTAAATTTTCGCTAAGCTCAAGCATCCTTTCAGCAAGCTTGTCCGAAATTCTGAAGGGGTCCCTGTATGTATTAAGCTCTGATATCACACTGTCAAACTGCTTTAGCACATCCAGATTTGTAGTCAAAAGTTTCTCCCATGCTTTCCAGCTCCCACCTGCTAAGCTCGAATTTAGTGTACATGTATGAGGCAACGCTTTTCATTTCCATATAATGCCACCAGTAGGAGAGAGCAAAGGTTAAGGATACGGCTACCAGGAGGGCTAGTAAGCACTTGCGCATATAACCTTGTGGAGTATTTAAAAAGTTTAAAAAACATCCTTGATCGGAAAAATTTTAAGTGTAGGCTGAGAACCCTTTTCCGAGCAACTCTCTTCCCACTATGAGCTTCTGAATCTCCGTTGTGCCGTCTGGGATCGTCATCACCCTCGCATCTCTGAAGTAGCGCTCCAGCGGATACTCATCGCTCAACCCAAGCCCGCCGTGAATCTGAATGGCGTTGTAGGTAACCTCCACACAACCCTCGCACGCGTAGCCCTTTGCCAGAGAGGACATGTATCTCGCCTTTGGGTCTCCTTTCTGAATCATGTAGAGAGCCTTATAGCCCAGCAACCTTGATGATTCGGTGATTGCAGCCATCTTGTAGAGCATGTCCTGAATAAGCTGGAACTTTCCTATTGGCTTTCCAAAGGCCTTTCTCTGTCTTGCATAGGCAATTGATGCGTCGAGCGCGGCTTGAGAAATACCGGTTGCCATCAAAGCCATTCCGGAGCGCATAAGGCAGAACACCGCGCTCAGCGGAGACATGTAGGCGTAGAGCTTCGAGATTGATGCCGCTATGGGCAATGCCTCAACCATGCCTCCCGAACTGAGAGCTTTCTGAATCATTACGCTCAAAGCGTTGTCTTTTGGAACCCTGCAGTTTCTCAGATAAATCTCCCCTGTCGGCGCTGCTCTCCATCCGAGCTTGTGGAGTTCGCTAGTCTCGAAGGGGGAGTTCACCTGGTCAACGAGGAACATGTCCTGCATTCTCATCTCCCTGTTTGTTGCAACAACTAAAGCAACATCAGCAACTGTTGCGTTGCTTATCCAGGTTTTTGTTCCGTTCAGAACCCACTCATCACCGTCAAGCTCTGC
The nucleotide sequence above comes from Archaeoglobus fulgidus DSM 4304. Encoded proteins:
- a CDS encoding acyl-CoA dehydrogenase family protein, with amino-acid sequence MEMELSQEHRLFRDSLREFLAKEVEPIADERDRKGPLSKGEVLEFFAKFRKLGIGYDPESLSVYFEDPFYYGIASEEISRVWASLNVVLGMSFPVVFVNLASDQTKDAMMPKLEKNQLIGCLAATEPEAGSDTTKLKTTAELDGDEWVLNGTKTWISNATVADVALVVATNREMRMQDMFLVDQVNSPFETSELHKLGWRAAPTGEIYLRNCRVPKDNALSVMIQKALSSGGMVEALPIAASISKLYAYMSPLSAVFCLMRSGMALMATGISQAALDASIAYARQRKAFGKPIGKFQLIQDMLYKMAAITESSRLLGYKALYMIQKGDPKARYMSSLAKGYACEGCVEVTYNAIQIHGGLGLSDEYPLERYFRDARVMTIPDGTTEIQKLIVGRELLGKGFSAYT